The following coding sequences lie in one Thermococcus sp. genomic window:
- a CDS encoding translation initiation factor IF-2 subunit beta encodes MSEEKKVDFYDFEGLLDKAYEELPENVKQHSSRFEVPAATVTISGNRTIIENFMDIAEAMNRDPGHLLKFVLREVATAGTLEGRRAVLQGRFTPYLIGNKLKKYLKEFVICPVCGSPDTKIVKKGRFHILKCEACGAETPIAHL; translated from the coding sequence ATGAGCGAGGAGAAGAAGGTTGACTTTTACGATTTTGAGGGATTACTGGATAAGGCTTACGAGGAGCTTCCTGAGAACGTGAAACAGCACTCATCCCGTTTCGAGGTTCCCGCGGCGACGGTCACGATATCTGGAAACAGGACGATCATAGAGAACTTCATGGACATAGCCGAGGCCATGAACCGCGATCCCGGTCATCTCCTGAAGTTCGTCCTGCGTGAAGTCGCTACCGCTGGGACCCTGGAGGGACGGCGCGCAGTACTGCAGGGACGATTCACCCCCTACTTGATAGGGAACAAACTGAAGAAGTACCTAAAGGAGTTCGTCATCTGCCCGGTCTGCGGAAGCCCGGATACAAAGATAGTGAAGAAGGGCCGCTTCCATATACTCAAGTGCGAGGCCTGCGGTGCCGAAACCCCGATTGCGCATCTTTAA
- a CDS encoding carboxyl transferase domain-containing protein: MSMGEKVSELYERKGKILEMGGEKAVEKQHSKGKLTARERIERLLDPGSFVEVGAFVKHRGTEFGLDRKELPADGVVTGYGTIDGRLVFIFAQDFTVMGGSLGEMHATKIKRVMELALEAGAPVIGLNDSGGARIQEGVDSLKGYGDIFKMNTLLSGVVPQIT; the protein is encoded by the coding sequence ATGAGCATGGGAGAAAAAGTTAGTGAGCTGTATGAGAGAAAGGGCAAAATCCTGGAGATGGGCGGCGAAAAGGCCGTCGAAAAACAGCACTCCAAGGGAAAGCTCACCGCCCGCGAGAGAATCGAGAGGCTCCTCGATCCGGGCAGTTTTGTCGAGGTAGGTGCCTTCGTAAAGCACCGCGGGACGGAGTTCGGACTCGACAGGAAGGAGTTACCTGCGGACGGTGTCGTAACCGGCTACGGAACAATCGATGGGAGGCTCGTTTTCATCTTCGCCCAGGACTTCACCGTAATGGGAGGGTCCCTGGGGGAGATGCACGCGACCAAGATAAAGCGCGTCATGGAGCTTGCTTTAGAGGCTGGAGCACCAGTCATAGGCCTAAACGACTCCGGTGGTGCCAGAATTCAGGAGGGTGTTGACTCACTCAAGGGCTATGGCGACATCTTCAAGATGAACACCCTGCTGAGCGGTGTTGTTCCGCAGATTACGG